The following coding sequences lie in one Lolium perenne isolate Kyuss_39 chromosome 2, Kyuss_2.0, whole genome shotgun sequence genomic window:
- the LOC127336471 gene encoding uncharacterized protein has translation MPTGPSFAVFLINMKTYNRIWKCLRMEAERQNKSSTGVVDLVWQYKRRVLDASSSCSPISQCFTRRSIDNLGLEKFNLNDSQLNAITDCVSAIENLSPSLKLIWGPPGTGKTKTISTILWAMLIKGVKTLTCAPTNTAVLEVASRIVRLVGESSDGSLCFLNDIVLFGNKERMKIDDSHDLSMVFLDTRAERLLPCFLPHTGWRHCLCSVIDLLENPVTKYKLHIEKIIEEMKREKEISEKDGDKPLRCKDRKSLPPRYPLRSNPNSKDHLVAPLSVFRKTRHNRPEDEGEECHEEGCYDSEAMMEAFRILPFKDYLKDSYTKLSKDLCCCIEILYTDHPRNSETGQSFQCMLEVLELIEILHDLINCYWDSDDIWSDKLLEGKVDEDCKPLSWPEKLACVRTNTCKKSKFKLARSLCVQELRYLHKNFELPNYYSGKQIQLYLLQRTKCILCTVSSSYRLYGVPMDRSTTDIGQLLKKPEKSNLLELLIVDEAAQLKECETLIPLQLPGIKQAVFIGDEYQLPALVKIKISDNANFGRSVFERLSMLGYSKHLLNVQYRMHPKISKFPVVTFYDGKISDGPNVTTKSYERRFLASKIFGSYSFINVDGGHETTEMHGRSLKNTIEAAAVSRIVQRLCKESVSTGIKISVGVVSPYNAQVRAIQEKLGKSYNLHDGFSVKVKSVDGFQGAEEDIIIISTVRSNKAGSVGFLTNMQRTNVALTRAKHCLWIVENGTTLSNSRSVWQKIVTDAHHRGCYFDASEDKDLSNAVIKAVIELDDAENLVKMDSLHISRPRFQNSTPGNRW, from the exons ATGCCTACAGGGCCATCATTTGCTGTTTTTCTCATAAATATGAAGACTTACAACCGTATATGGAAGTGCCTTCGTATGGAAGCGGAACGCCAGAACAAGAGTAGTACTGGCGTCGTCGATCTGGTGTGGCAATACAAGCGAAGG GTATTGGATGCTAGCTCGTCATGCTCCCCGATATCTCAATGCTTCACTCGTAGATCAATTGATAATCTTGGCCTTGAGAAGTTCAACCTAAATGATTCACAGCTCAATGCAATAACAGACTGTGTCTCGGCAATTGAGAACCTTTCGCCTTCCCTAAAACTTATATGGGGTCCCCCTGGGACAGGTAAAACAAAAACCATTAGTACTATCCTGTGGGCAATGCTCATCAAGGGAGTAAAGACACTTACCTGTGCACCAACCAATACTGCCGTACTGGAAGTTGCATCTCGAATTGTCAGGCTTGTTGGAGAGTCATCAGATGGCAGCCTCTGCTTTCTGAATGATATTGTCCTGTTTGGAAATAAAGAGAGGATGAAAATAGATGATAGTCATGATCTTTCCATGGTTTTCCTTGACACGCGTGCAGAGCGGTTGTTGCCATGTTTCCTACCACATACTGGTTGGAGGCATTGCTTGTGCTCAGTGATAGATCTTCTTGAGAATCCTGTTACCAAGTACAAATTGCACATTGAAAAAATTATTGAGGAAATGAAGAGGGAAAAAGAAATATCTGAAAAGGATGGGGACAAACCCCTCCGGTGCAAGGACAGGAAGTCTTTGCCCCCACGTTATCCTTTACGTTCCAATCCCAACTCCAAAGATCATCTGGTAGCACCTCTCTCAGTGTTCCGCAAGACAAGACATAACAGGcctgaagacgagggagaagagtgCCATGAAGAAGGATGCTATGACTCTGAAGCTATGATGGAAGCATTCAGAATACTGCCGTTCAAGGATTATTTGAAAGATAGCTACACCAAACTTTCAAAGGATTTGTGTTGTTGCATTGAGATACTGTACACCGATCATCCAAGAAATTCAGAAACAGGACAGAGCTTTCAGTGTATGCTGGAAGTGCTTGAATTGATAGAAATTCTGCATGATTTGATAAATTGTTACTGGGATAGTGATGATATATGGTCAGATAAACTTCTCGAGGGCAAGGTAGACGAGGATTGTAAACCTCTTTCCTGGCCTGAGAAGCTAGCCTGTGTGCGGACTAATACATGCAAGAAATCGAAGTTCAAGCTGGCCAGATCCCTGTGTGTGCAAGAGCTAAGATATCTTCACAAAAACTTTGAGCTACCAAATTATTACAGCGGGAAGCAAATTCAGCTGTATCTGCTGCAGAGAACAAAATGCATTCTCTGTACAGTTTCCAGCTCTTACAGGTTGTATGGTGTGCCGATGGATAGATCTACTACTGATATTGGCCAATTACTAAAGAAGCCTGAAAAGTCAAATCTTCTAGAGTTGCTGATTGTCGATGAAGCTGCACAGCTCAAAGAGTGTGAGACCTTAATTCCTTTGCAGCTTCCTGGCATAAAGCAGGCTGTTTTTATCGGAGATGAATATCAGTTACCTGCTCTGGTGAAAATCAAA ATATCTGACAATGCTAACTTCGGGCGAAGTGTTTTTGAGAGGCTAAGTATGCTGGGCTATAGTAAGCACCTTCTCAATGTGCAATACAGGATGCATCCAAAAATAAGCAAATTTCCAGTTGTCACATTTTACGATGGCAAGATATCTGACGGTCCAAATGTCACTACTAAGAGCTATGAAAGGAGGTTCTTAGCAAGCAAAATCTTTGGGTCGTACTCATTCATAAATGTAGATGGAGGACATGAAACAACTGAGATGCATGGGCGTAGCCTGAAAAACACAATTGAAGCTGCTGCAGTTTCACGGATAGTGCAGAGGTTGTGCAAAG AGTCAGTCTCTACAGGAATCAAGATCTCTGTTGGTGTTGTGTCCCCATATAATGCTCAAGTTAGAGCAATCCAGGAAAAACTCGGGAAATCCTACAATTTGCATGATGGTTTCTCTGTGAAAGTGAAATCTGTGGATGGTTTCCAAGGTGCCGAGGAAGATATTATTATCATATCAACAGTGAGGAGCAACAAAGCTGGTTCTGTTGGATTTCTCACAAACATGCAGAGGACCAATGTAGCTCTTACAAGGGCGAA GCATTGTTTATGGATAGTAGAAAATGGGACAACTTTGTCCAACAGCAGGTCTGTTTGGCAGAAGATAGTCACAGATGCCCACCATCGAGGTTGCTATTTTGACGCTAGTGAAGACAAAGATCTGTCAAATGCAGTAATCAAGGCTGTCATTGAGCTTGATGATGCTGAGAATTTAGTGAAGATGGACTCGCTGCATATAAGCAGGCCAAGGTTTCAG AACTCAACGCCTGGAAACCGTTGGTGA